A genome region from Triticum aestivum cultivar Chinese Spring chromosome 2B, IWGSC CS RefSeq v2.1, whole genome shotgun sequence includes the following:
- the LOC123041038 gene encoding protein PELPK1-like, with protein MASLVFLMALLLSCSSMSSAARHLEEAAPKKDYPPHPIVPELPKPELPPHPAVPELPKPEPPHPLVPEVPHPVVPKVPKHELPPHPAVPELLKPEVPHPVVPEVAKEPEVPHPVVPEVPKKELPPHPAVPKLPKPEVPHVPEVAKEPEVPHPVVPKVPKKHELPHPVVPEVPKEHELPHPAIPELPKPEMPHHAMPDVPKEPHVPHPEALKEPELPHPIVPEVPKHEMPPFPKAELPPKPEFHFPKPEAKP; from the coding sequence ATGGCCTCCCTTGTCTTCCTCATGGCGCTGCTGCTCTCATGCAGCTCCATGAGCAGCGCAGCACGGCACCTAGAGGAGGCCGCACCCAAGAAGGACTATCCACCACATCCGATCGTCCCGGAGCTGCCGAAGCCCGAACTCCCGCCGCACCCTGCCGTGCCCGAGCTGCCCAAGCCTGAGCCACCGCACCCTCTCGTGCCCGAAGTGCCACACCCCGTGGTGCCCAAGGTGCCAAAGCACGAACTGCCGCCGCACCCTGCTGTGCCGGAGCTCCTGAAGCCAGAAGTGCCGCATCCAGTTGTGCCCGAGGTAGCAAAGGAGCCCGAAGTGCCACATCCCGTGGTGCCCGAGGTGCCAAAGAAGGAACTACCACCGCACCCTGCTGTGCCCAAGCTCCCGAAGCCTGAAGTGCCGCATGTGCCGGAGGTGGCTAAGGAGCCTGAAGTGCCACACCCCGTCGTACCAAAGGTGCCAAAGAAGCACGAACTGCCGCACCCTGTCGTGCCGGAGGTGCCGAAGGAGCACGAGCTGCCGCACCCTGCCATACCAGAGCTGCCGAAGCCTGAAATGCCACACCATGCCATGCCAGATGTGCCGAAGGAGCCCCATGTGCCGCACCCTGAGGCGCTGAAGGAGCCCGAGTTACCGCACCCTATTGTGCCAGAGGTCCCGAAGCACGAAATGCCGCCGTTCCCCAAAGCCGAGCTGCCACCGAAACCCGAGTTCCATTTTCCAAAGCCAGAGGCCAAGCCATGA